A segment of the Leptotrichia massiliensis genome:
TTCATTAATCACTTTTGTATCCAGTCCTATTGCAACAGTTATAGGCTTAAATATTGAACCTGGCTCAAAAAAATCAACAATTGTCCTATTTTTTATAGTTGACTTATCTTCAGCCTTTGGATACGAAGACATTGCCAATATTTTTCCTGTTTCTACTTCTATTAAAATTCCCATTGTTGAAGTTGCACTATGTTCTATATATGCCTTTTGAAGCTCGTCATCAAGATTATACTGCATAACACTGTCAAGCGTAAGCACAAGATTTTGTCCTTCAACAGCTGGTTTTGCTTCATTTTTATTTTTTACTTTTACAATTTCTAAAAATGGCTTTGGTATTCTAAGTCTTGGCTCAACTCCCATTTCTCCAGCAAGTTGTTCATCATAGTATTTTTCAATCCCATAAACACCTTTATTCTCATTGTTTACAAATCCAAGTGTTTCCTGAAAAGCCTCACTCTGCACATAATTTCTTGTAAAAACCGTTTCAAATACTATTCCTTTAAACCGTCTTTTATACTTTTCTTTTTTTTGTTTAATAGCCTCATTTTTATCATTATCAATTTCTGACTCAATTTCTATTTTTGTTCTATATGAAATTTTATCATCTATTTTTAAATATTGCCTACCTGCCTTTTTTTTCTCCAAATACTCAAGTTTATATTTTTGAATATCCAAAGATTCAATATATCTTTTTAACATATCTAGCAATGTATCAATACTTTCCTCATCAATCAAAGTTGGATCTAGTATAACAAAATAATCCTCATTATCATATGCCAAAATTTGCCCATCACTCGTGGATATTTTACCTCTTTTAGCTTTTCTATATGTTTTGTAAGAATATTTTTTTTCTGAATCTTCTCTTATCTTTTGTCCACCTTTTGTTTGAAGATAATAAACTCTTGCAATTAAGGCTGCAAATCCTATAATTGTAAAAAGAAATATCAATACAAATCGTCCGTTAAATGTGTTAAAATATTTAAACAGTTTTTTACAAATTTTTTGTAACTTCTGTTTTCTCCTATTTTCTTCCATATTTGACTTTGCTCTGTCAATAATACTACTTTTTTTATTACCCTTTTTCATTTTTCTCCTACTTTAACCAATATTAACCTTCCAGTCTTGCTAAAATCATTTCATTAATCATTTGCGGATTAGCCTTGCCTTTAGACAATCTCATTGACTGTCCCACAAGATATTTTAACGCATTGCTCTTTCCAGCCTTGTAATCTTCCACAGACTGAGGATTTTCAGCCAGTACCTGCTCTACAATCTTTTCAATTTCGCTATTATCTGTAATTTGCACAAGCCCTTTTTCCTTTACGATAATTTCAGGATCTTTATTTTCTGAAAGCAATATTTCAAACACATCTTTTGCAATTTTTGAACTAATCGTATTAGCTTTTATCAATTTAATTAATTTTCCAATATTTTCAGGCTCAACAGAAAACTCCTCAATAGAAATATTTTTTTCTTTTAGCACACGTAAAATTTCTGTCAATACCCAGTTTGCCGCAAGTCTTGCATCATCCGAAACTTTTACAACTTCCTCATAATATCCAGCCAGTTCCTGCTC
Coding sequences within it:
- a CDS encoding penicillin-binding transpeptidase domain-containing protein; translation: MKKGNKKSSIIDRAKSNMEENRRKQKLQKICKKLFKYFNTFNGRFVLIFLFTIIGFAALIARVYYLQTKGGQKIREDSEKKYSYKTYRKAKRGKISTSDGQILAYDNEDYFVILDPTLIDEESIDTLLDMLKRYIESLDIQKYKLEYLEKKKAGRQYLKIDDKISYRTKIEIESEIDNDKNEAIKQKKEKYKRRFKGIVFETVFTRNYVQSEAFQETLGFVNNENKGVYGIEKYYDEQLAGEMGVEPRLRIPKPFLEIVKVKNKNEAKPAVEGQNLVLTLDSVMQYNLDDELQKAYIEHSATSTMGILIEVETGKILAMSSYPKAEDKSTIKNRTIVDFFEPGSIFKPITVAIGLDTKVINENTKIYSPGFIRVYDRIIRDHDSSTIGNLGLADIIAHSGNVAMVKIQEKIDKNTFYRYLIDIGLGGKTNVDTYFEATQKLREFKTLKDEVRRANISFGQGIAVTQIQMITALNTVINNGKLIKPYLVDRIEDNKGNIIKQNNPVMIRKVFSDEASRLNRRYMEASVNRGTSGGAYIPGYRVGGKTGTAQKAEKGGYGNRHISSFFAFFPADKPKYAILITISEPKGGKYYGAQVALPSVRRVLEKLIEYKRIKPNGKVKTPEKITEVVQQEKKKDLGKIKQDFDKNIMPDLTGISLREFLSIYPQGKFAQYEITGSGAVVSQFPEKGTKLDKHTKIQIMLE